In one window of Hymenobacter nivis DNA:
- a CDS encoding DUF262 domain-containing protein — protein MNAHFIGSIVYVHDDVYTASRIKELTVIDGQQRLTTLTLVYLVLHRLAKDLHNEGLVNEISETYLINKFSPEEEKLKLRPTDNNDRALKYLLRSDKTEEYSDFSKLIDNFNYFKGRITEENYQTVLKGLSKLMFVEVSLDREKDDPQRIFESLNSIGLELAQADLIRNYILMGLTRRDQNKIYQNYWEVIEKLAKDETLNVSRVSDFIRDYLTLENKNIPNKGKVYLEFKAKYPTTTLEELEQNLTGIKSLVKHYNKLINPKNETDRDIRLQLEYINRLEINVAYPFIMKVYDDYFNSIINKEIFLKVLDLIQTFTWRRFILGLGTNALNKIFMSLYDKVEHTNYLFSIQKSLLQRTGVQRFPKNAEVIDALKVKDVYNIKSKNRTYLLERLENFENKESVIIDGNQDITIEHIFPQNPDPKWKIELGVDEFNFIKENYVNTIGNLTLSGNNGKLSNKSFIDKRDLGGAGYRDSRLWLNRYLATLEKWDKVEIERRFDLISERVLKIWEIPNIVIEDKADTNEVNIFEAEDPKYKKLEYAVFFDQKIEVTQVAKLYVEVFRQLFELQPETFFTTDLGTKIGLTKQLTVGNPRQPIPINDTYYIEGNIDNIGKFDKIKLALITFNFEDELLIKYAEEQTTNA, from the coding sequence ATGAATGCACATTTTATTGGTAGTATTGTATATGTTCACGATGACGTTTATACAGCTTCAAGAATTAAAGAGTTAACAGTTATAGACGGACAGCAAAGACTTACAACTTTGACACTTGTTTATTTAGTTCTTCATAGACTTGCTAAAGACCTGCATAACGAAGGGCTTGTAAATGAAATTAGCGAAACATATCTAATAAATAAATTTTCTCCAGAAGAAGAAAAATTAAAACTTCGACCAACAGACAATAATGATAGAGCTTTAAAATATTTGTTACGAAGTGACAAAACAGAAGAGTATTCAGACTTTTCAAAGCTCATTGACAACTTTAATTATTTCAAAGGTCGAATTACAGAAGAAAATTACCAAACTGTTTTAAAAGGTTTATCTAAACTAATGTTTGTTGAAGTTTCTCTCGACAGAGAAAAGGACGACCCACAAAGAATTTTTGAAAGTTTAAACTCGATAGGTTTAGAACTTGCTCAGGCAGACTTGATTCGCAACTATATTTTAATGGGACTGACACGTAGAGACCAAAATAAAATATATCAGAATTATTGGGAAGTAATAGAAAAATTGGCAAAAGACGAAACATTAAATGTTAGTCGAGTTTCTGATTTTATTCGTGATTATTTGACATTGGAAAACAAAAATATACCAAACAAAGGCAAGGTTTATTTAGAATTTAAAGCAAAATATCCAACAACTACTCTTGAAGAATTAGAACAAAATCTTACAGGTATAAAATCGTTAGTTAAACATTATAATAAGCTAATTAATCCCAAGAATGAAACGGACAGGGATATCAGACTTCAATTAGAATACATAAATAGACTTGAAATTAATGTGGCATATCCTTTTATAATGAAAGTTTATGATGACTATTTTAACTCAATAATTAATAAAGAAATTTTCTTAAAGGTTTTAGACTTAATTCAAACATTTACTTGGAGGAGATTTATTCTTGGCTTAGGAACAAATGCCTTGAATAAAATATTTATGAGTCTGTATGATAAGGTTGAACATACGAATTATTTATTTTCTATTCAAAAATCGCTATTACAAAGAACAGGAGTTCAGCGTTTTCCTAAAAATGCTGAGGTAATTGACGCTTTAAAGGTTAAAGATGTTTACAACATCAAATCAAAAAACAGAACATATTTACTCGAAAGATTAGAGAATTTTGAAAACAAAGAGTCAGTAATAATTGATGGTAACCAAGACATTACGATAGAACATATTTTTCCTCAAAATCCCGACCCGAAATGGAAAATTGAATTAGGAGTTGATGAGTTTAATTTTATTAAAGAAAACTACGTTAATACAATTGGAAACTTGACCTTATCAGGTAATAATGGGAAATTAAGTAACAAATCATTTATTGACAAACGTGATTTAGGGGGAGCAGGTTATAGAGACAGTAGACTCTGGCTAAACAGGTATTTAGCAACTCTTGAAAAGTGGGATAAAGTAGAAATAGAAAGACGTTTCGATCTTATTTCAGAAAGAGTTTTAAAAATTTGGGAAATACCAAATATTGTAATTGAAGACAAAGCCGACACTAATGAAGTCAATATTTTCGAAGCAGAAGACCCAAAATATAAAAAATTAGAATATGCAGTTTTCTTTGACCAAAAAATCGAAGTAACTCAAGTAGCAAAACTATACGTTGAAGTGTTTCGGCAACTTTTTGAACTGCAACCTGAAACGTTTTTCACAACTGACCTTGGAACAAAAATTGGTTTAACAAAACAATTGACAGTAGGTAATCCAAGACAACCAATTCCAATAAATGACACTTACTATATTGAAGGTAATATCGACAACATTGGGAAATTCGACAAAATAAAACTAGCCTTGATAACTTTTAACTTTGAGGACGAACTATTAATAAAGTATGCTGAAGAACAAACAACGAATGCCTAA
- a CDS encoding ABC transporter ATP-binding protein, with the protein MDTPAIEARQIIKYFDDPVRVQVLHAVSFALGRGEFAAVVGKSGCGKSTLLYILSTMDTAYEGELLIDGVPMRAKKEAALARVRNEQIGFVFQFHYLLNEFSVLRNVMLPAEKLGKLSGQEIEHRAYEKLKILGIESEARKKPNQLSGGQKQRVAIARALINDPLIILGDEPTGNLDQKNAEIVFNIFKELAEVYHQALLIVTHDNDFAAKTHRIIEMEDGRII; encoded by the coding sequence ATGGACACGCCCGCAATCGAAGCCCGCCAGATTATCAAGTATTTCGACGACCCCGTGCGGGTGCAGGTGCTGCACGCCGTGTCGTTTGCGCTGGGCCGGGGCGAGTTTGCGGCCGTGGTGGGCAAGTCGGGCTGCGGTAAATCGACGCTGCTCTACATCCTCTCCACCATGGACACGGCCTACGAGGGCGAGCTGCTGATTGACGGCGTGCCCATGCGGGCCAAAAAAGAAGCCGCGCTGGCCCGCGTGCGCAACGAGCAAATCGGCTTCGTGTTCCAGTTTCACTACCTGCTGAACGAGTTTTCGGTGCTGCGCAACGTGATGCTGCCCGCCGAAAAGCTGGGCAAACTATCAGGCCAGGAAATCGAGCACCGGGCCTACGAGAAACTAAAGATTCTGGGCATCGAAAGCGAGGCGCGCAAGAAGCCCAACCAGCTCTCAGGCGGCCAGAAGCAGCGCGTCGCCATTGCGAGGGCCCTGATAAACGACCCGCTCATCATCCTCGGCGACGAGCCCACGGGCAACCTCGACCAGAAAAACGCCGAAATCGTGTTCAATATTTTCAAGGAGTTGGCCGAAGTATACCACCAAGCCCTGCTCATCGTGACGCACGATAACGATTTTGCCGCCAAAACCCACCGCATTATCGAAATGGAGGACGGGCGCATTATCTAG
- a CDS encoding ABC transporter permease, which yields MKLPLLYDVALALLLARGRQSLVAAVGVTFSITMFIALLGFMAGLNQLLDGLALNRTPHVRLYNEVQPAPQQPIDRYTGPGRRQHNFIRSIKPSNELPRIHNVGAIIAALRRDPRVRGVAPKTQAQVFYNVGTVNLTGTISGIEVEQEDRLFAFGDYVVAGNPLSLKTVANSIILGKGAADLMLVGVGDMVQITTVKGSHVQLKVVGLFQSGVLELDKVQSYTSLTTAQKLLGEANNYVTDLQVKLYDFTQAPRLAKEYAQLYEVQAVDIQTANAQFETGSSVRTLISYAVGITLLVVAGFGIYNILNMMIYEKMDTIAILKAIGFTGADVRRLFAAVALAIGLSGGAAGLLCGFGLSALIAQVPFHPASLPSVHTYPVSFNLVFYVIGAVFALITTYLAGYFPARKASRVDPVDIIRGK from the coding sequence ATGAAACTGCCCCTGCTCTACGATGTGGCCCTGGCGCTGCTGCTGGCCCGCGGGCGGCAGTCGCTGGTGGCGGCCGTCGGGGTCACGTTCAGCATCACCATGTTCATCGCGCTGCTCGGCTTCATGGCGGGCCTCAACCAGCTACTCGACGGGCTGGCGCTGAACCGCACGCCCCACGTGCGCCTCTACAACGAGGTGCAGCCGGCCCCGCAGCAGCCCATCGACCGGTACACCGGCCCCGGCCGGCGGCAGCATAATTTCATCCGCTCCATCAAGCCCAGCAACGAGCTGCCGCGCATTCACAACGTCGGGGCCATCATCGCGGCCCTGCGCCGCGACCCGCGCGTGCGCGGCGTAGCCCCCAAAACCCAGGCCCAGGTGTTCTACAACGTGGGCACCGTCAACCTCACCGGCACCATCAGCGGCATCGAGGTGGAGCAGGAAGACCGGCTTTTTGCCTTCGGCGACTACGTGGTGGCCGGCAACCCGCTCAGCCTCAAAACCGTGGCCAACAGCATCATCCTCGGCAAAGGCGCTGCCGACCTCATGCTGGTGGGTGTGGGCGACATGGTCCAAATCACCACCGTGAAGGGCAGCCACGTCCAGCTCAAGGTCGTCGGGCTCTTCCAGTCGGGCGTGCTCGAATTGGATAAGGTGCAGAGCTACACTTCCCTCACCACCGCCCAAAAGCTCCTCGGCGAAGCCAACAACTACGTCACCGACCTTCAGGTGAAACTCTACGATTTCACCCAGGCGCCCCGGCTGGCCAAAGAGTACGCGCAGCTGTACGAGGTGCAGGCCGTGGACATTCAGACGGCCAATGCGCAGTTCGAAACCGGTAGCTCCGTCCGCACGCTCATTTCCTACGCCGTGGGCATCACGCTGCTGGTCGTGGCGGGTTTCGGGATTTATAACATCCTGAACATGATGATTTACGAGAAGATGGACACCATTGCCATCCTCAAGGCCATCGGGTTTACCGGGGCCGATGTGCGGCGGCTGTTTGCGGCGGTAGCGCTGGCCATCGGGCTGTCGGGCGGGGCGGCGGGGCTGCTGTGCGGGTTCGGCCTCTCGGCCCTGATTGCGCAGGTGCCGTTCCACCCGGCTTCGCTGCCCTCGGTGCACACCTACCCGGTGAGTTTCAACCTGGTTTTTTACGTCATTGGGGCGGTATTTGCGCTTATTACTACGTACCTGGCGGGGTATTTTCCGGCCCGCAAAGCCAGCCGCGTCGACCCGGTCGACATCATTCGAGGCAAGTAA
- a CDS encoding efflux RND transporter periplasmic adaptor subunit, which yields MNVNRYLLPCPPAVPPRHWLLLISMLIMGLLASCQDKAERVKPVWSAISESVYAAGTVKSGQQYQAFASAGGIIQTVLVREGDSVRVGTPLLSITSDVQQLTQENAALAARYAAVATNQSQLEEARQRIALQRRTMQNDLLQRTRQRQLWQQTIGTKLALEQKELAYASSRTAYESAVLSYQTLQKQLDFTAAQSRKNLQIAQRQASDFVLRSKVNGILYQLYREKGEAVTSQTPLALLGDARHFVLEMQVDESDIVKIRPGQLVLVTLDSYKGQVFTARVSAISPMMNTDSRTFQVDATFVRQPPVLYPFVSFEANIVLQTKARALLIPRRLLVDDSTVRKADGQLARVKTGLRDYQMVEILAGLTPADELTAPAQ from the coding sequence ATGAACGTTAACCGGTACCTGCTGCCCTGCCCGCCTGCCGTGCCACCCCGGCACTGGCTACTGCTGATAAGTATGCTAATCATGGGGTTGCTGGCCAGCTGCCAGGACAAGGCGGAGCGGGTGAAACCAGTGTGGTCGGCTATTTCGGAATCGGTGTACGCGGCCGGCACCGTCAAGAGTGGGCAGCAGTACCAGGCGTTTGCCAGCGCCGGCGGCATCATCCAAACGGTGCTGGTGCGCGAGGGCGACTCGGTGCGGGTGGGCACGCCGCTGCTCTCCATTACCAGCGACGTGCAGCAGCTCACCCAGGAAAATGCCGCCCTGGCCGCCCGCTACGCCGCCGTGGCCACCAACCAAAGCCAGCTCGAAGAGGCCCGCCAGCGCATTGCCCTGCAACGCCGCACCATGCAGAACGACCTGTTGCAGCGCACCCGGCAGCGGCAGCTCTGGCAGCAGACCATCGGTACGAAGCTGGCGCTTGAACAAAAGGAGCTGGCCTACGCCAGCTCCCGAACCGCCTACGAGTCGGCCGTGCTCAGCTACCAGACGCTCCAAAAGCAGCTCGATTTTACCGCCGCGCAGTCGCGCAAAAACCTCCAGATTGCCCAGCGCCAAGCCAGCGACTTCGTGCTGCGCAGCAAAGTCAACGGCATCTTGTACCAGCTCTACCGCGAAAAGGGCGAGGCCGTGACGTCCCAAACGCCGCTGGCCCTGCTGGGTGATGCCCGCCACTTCGTGCTCGAAATGCAGGTAGACGAGTCCGACATCGTGAAAATTCGCCCCGGCCAGCTGGTTTTGGTGACGCTGGATAGTTACAAGGGGCAGGTGTTCACGGCCCGCGTCAGCGCCATTTCGCCGATGATGAACACCGACAGCCGCACGTTTCAGGTGGATGCGACCTTCGTGCGCCAGCCGCCGGTGCTGTACCCATTCGTGAGCTTTGAGGCTAACATCGTGCTGCAAACCAAGGCCCGGGCCCTGCTCATTCCGCGCCGCCTGCTGGTCGACGACTCCACGGTGCGGAAGGCCGACGGCCAGCTGGCACGGGTGAAAACCGGCCTGCGCGACTACCAGATGGTGGAAATCCTGGCCGGCCTCACGCCCGCCGACGAACTCACAGCCCCCGCGCAATGA
- a CDS encoding ferritin-like domain-containing protein, which translates to MLAERMLHVGFAADGRSGTVVAMADLEEVPAGFLTDRHVLKLMTRRLTEVGQRVRQRTLQLQSVDELTSDKLQDLSQELDKQLWQFRAHLG; encoded by the coding sequence GTGCTGGCCGAACGTATGCTGCACGTTGGTTTCGCCGCTGATGGCCGTTCTGGCACCGTGGTGGCCATGGCCGATTTGGAAGAAGTGCCCGCCGGCTTTCTAACCGACAGGCACGTGCTGAAACTTATGACCCGCCGCCTGACCGAAGTAGGCCAGCGGGTGCGCCAGCGCACCCTACAGTTGCAATCGGTCGACGAACTAACGTCCGATAAGTTGCAGGATTTGAGCCAGGAGCTGGATAAGCAGCTGTGGCAGTTCCGCGCCCACCTGGGGTAA
- a CDS encoding phosphoribosylpyrophosphate synthetase encodes MHTLPTLSETLAQFKNAGYTEDFNLNGDYLAGQRSAIRLAPNEFVVDQHFRFEGLSDPADETVLYAISCARFNLKGTLVNGYGASSGEVADCLIRAISEQTR; translated from the coding sequence ATGCACACGCTCCCCACGCTTTCCGAAACGCTGGCCCAATTCAAAAACGCGGGCTACACCGAGGATTTCAACCTGAACGGGGACTACCTGGCCGGCCAGCGCTCGGCCATCCGGCTAGCCCCCAACGAGTTTGTGGTAGACCAGCACTTTCGCTTCGAGGGGCTCTCCGACCCGGCCGATGAAACCGTGCTCTACGCCATTTCCTGCGCCCGGTTCAACCTCAAAGGCACGCTGGTGAACGGCTACGGCGCGTCCAGCGGCGAGGTCGCTGACTGCCTCATCCGCGCCATTTCGGAGCAAACGCGCTAG
- a CDS encoding universal stress protein, with protein sequence MALSLIVFAGFYPPARRAIQYADLLAQALDGQLVLLHVKRASMFDPNDLVAQGYHQQELARQADTAAILYQQAKGLLTAATVEVTTDLLPAVAQDLAHRYQPALFVLSQADEDRPAAADLLTSCVELLRAGSYPLLVVAPTAPAEHPPCRILIAADREPFTLAAEADVLRPLLARPGVEVIVAHVSSGVEDDEGCALALRAVQASGLVDNLPTPGLRGYQHEQYAQGVLAAARDTRADLVVVVARQRSYLSDMFHRSVTARLLETCPVPVLVLPTAAAAPVTETPGYATAASYANTVLTGLLPAS encoded by the coding sequence ATGGCTCTTTCCCTCATCGTTTTCGCGGGGTTTTACCCGCCCGCCCGCCGCGCCATTCAGTACGCCGACCTTCTGGCCCAGGCCCTCGACGGCCAGCTGGTACTGCTGCACGTCAAGCGCGCCTCCATGTTTGACCCCAACGATTTGGTGGCCCAGGGCTACCACCAGCAGGAGCTGGCGCGCCAGGCCGATACGGCCGCCATTCTCTACCAGCAGGCCAAAGGGCTGCTGACCGCGGCCACCGTAGAAGTAACCACCGACCTGCTGCCCGCCGTGGCCCAGGACCTGGCCCACCGCTACCAGCCGGCCCTGTTCGTGCTGAGCCAGGCCGACGAGGACCGCCCCGCCGCCGCCGACCTGCTCACCTCCTGCGTGGAGCTTTTGCGGGCCGGCAGCTACCCGCTGCTGGTGGTGGCCCCCACGGCCCCGGCCGAGCACCCACCCTGCCGCATCCTGATTGCCGCCGACCGCGAACCGTTTACGCTGGCTGCGGAAGCCGACGTGCTGCGCCCGCTGCTGGCCCGGCCCGGCGTCGAGGTTATCGTGGCCCACGTATCGAGCGGCGTGGAGGATGACGAGGGCTGCGCCCTGGCGCTGCGGGCGGTGCAGGCCAGCGGGCTGGTTGATAATTTGCCCACGCCAGGGCTGCGGGGCTACCAGCACGAGCAGTACGCGCAAGGGGTGCTGGCCGCCGCCCGCGACACCCGCGCCGATTTGGTGGTGGTGGTGGCCCGCCAGCGCAGCTACCTCAGCGACATGTTTCACCGTAGCGTGACGGCCCGGCTGCTGGAAACCTGCCCGGTGCCCGTGCTGGTGCTGCCCACAGCGGCGGCGGCCCCCGTGACCGAAACGCCCGGCTACGCTACCGCCGCCAGCTACGCCAACACTGTGCTCACCGGCCTCCTGCCGGCCTCTTGA
- a CDS encoding universal stress protein — protein MKPTLLVLTDSSPAAEQARAYAAVLAAPLGAEVHLLHVYPTPPMTSRVGAVIQATNARYVRRERHALETVAAEMPVPATATTVATDWAEAVQQALDAYHPLLVIAGLTATDGLLDEWLSNRALPLAHATGYPLLLVPEHLPPAALRPPRCLVLAVREKPFTLTPEGLALVPYFEALNASIVPTSVSLPGELNTGRYGLAAARECGLTAALADSNLYRVEAGSPAAGLRQAVEELSADGLVLLDPGHGWVNKLFGESIIDEVLRHTQVPVLLLATQENSPD, from the coding sequence ATGAAACCTACTCTGCTCGTCCTCACCGATTCCTCGCCCGCTGCTGAGCAGGCCCGGGCCTACGCTGCCGTGCTGGCCGCTCCGTTGGGGGCCGAGGTGCACCTGCTCCACGTGTACCCCACCCCGCCCATGACGTCGCGGGTGGGCGCGGTGATACAGGCCACCAATGCCCGCTACGTGCGGCGCGAGCGCCATGCCCTGGAAACAGTGGCCGCTGAAATGCCCGTACCGGCCACGGCCACGACGGTAGCCACTGATTGGGCCGAGGCCGTGCAGCAGGCCCTGGACGCGTATCATCCGCTGCTGGTTATCGCCGGCCTCACTGCCACCGATGGCTTGCTGGATGAATGGCTGAGCAACCGGGCCCTGCCACTGGCACACGCAACGGGCTACCCGCTGCTGCTGGTGCCCGAGCACTTGCCCCCGGCCGCCCTGCGCCCGCCGCGCTGCTTGGTTCTGGCCGTGCGCGAAAAGCCCTTCACCCTAACGCCCGAAGGACTGGCCCTTGTGCCGTACTTCGAGGCCCTGAATGCCAGCATAGTACCCACCAGCGTATCCCTGCCCGGTGAGCTGAACACCGGTCGGTACGGGCTGGCCGCCGCTCGGGAATGCGGCCTGACCGCGGCCCTGGCCGACAGCAACCTGTACCGGGTGGAGGCCGGGTCGCCCGCCGCCGGCCTACGGCAAGCCGTAGAGGAGCTCTCGGCCGATGGACTGGTGCTGCTCGACCCCGGCCATGGCTGGGTAAACAAGCTATTCGGCGAAAGCATCATCGACGAGGTGTTGCGGCACACCCAGGTGCCGGTGCTGCTGCTGGCCACGCAGGAAAACAGCCCGGATTAA
- a CDS encoding site-2 protease family protein: protein MKNSLLIGRLAGIRIFLHWTFLLLLSFIVLAEVRRGSSTGTVLASAGFVLALFACVVLHELGHSLMARRFGIGTRSITLLPIGGITAPERIPEKPRQELLVALAGPTLNVLLALVLYLFVAPVGAFEGIGLSHGTVGPGFLTALFWVNVMLVVFNAIPAFPMDGGRVLLALLALRLGRPKATAIAAGLGKLIAVGFVFYGLFNSPFLVFIGIFVYFGAYAENVTVQHRELLRDFTVGHAMITNYLTLAPTDSVQDAANTLLAGSDQDLIVLGQGKAVGVLTRPLLMAALRGNCLTTAVAEVMSREFDTVEISDSLAKVYARAQRQPNAFYPVLENHRLRGIIDQGNLTEFLTIRAALSH from the coding sequence ATGAAAAACTCCTTGTTAATCGGCCGTTTGGCCGGCATCCGCATTTTCCTGCACTGGACCTTTCTGCTGCTGCTGAGCTTCATCGTGCTTGCCGAGGTGCGGCGGGGCAGCAGCACCGGGACGGTGCTGGCGTCGGCGGGCTTCGTGCTGGCGCTGTTCGCCTGCGTGGTGCTGCACGAGCTGGGGCATTCGCTCATGGCGCGGCGCTTTGGCATCGGCACGCGCTCCATCACGCTGCTGCCCATCGGGGGTATTACCGCGCCAGAGCGCATCCCCGAAAAGCCCCGGCAGGAGCTGCTGGTGGCCCTGGCCGGCCCGACCCTGAACGTGCTGCTGGCGCTGGTACTCTACCTCTTCGTGGCCCCGGTGGGGGCGTTCGAGGGCATTGGCCTCAGCCACGGCACCGTGGGGCCAGGCTTTCTCACAGCCCTGTTTTGGGTGAACGTGATGCTGGTGGTATTCAACGCCATTCCGGCCTTCCCGATGGATGGCGGACGGGTGCTGCTGGCGCTGCTGGCGCTGCGCCTGGGCCGGCCCAAAGCCACGGCCATTGCGGCGGGGCTGGGCAAGCTCATTGCCGTGGGCTTCGTGTTCTACGGCTTGTTCAACAGCCCGTTTCTGGTGTTTATCGGCATATTCGTGTACTTCGGGGCCTACGCCGAAAACGTGACTGTGCAGCACCGCGAGCTGCTGCGCGACTTCACCGTGGGCCACGCCATGATAACCAATTACCTCACCCTGGCCCCCACCGACAGCGTGCAGGACGCGGCCAATACCCTACTGGCTGGCTCCGACCAGGACCTCATTGTGCTCGGCCAGGGAAAGGCCGTGGGGGTGCTCACCCGGCCCCTGCTCATGGCCGCCCTACGCGGCAACTGCCTGACTACGGCCGTAGCAGAGGTAATGAGCCGCGAATTCGACACGGTGGAAATTAGCGACAGCCTGGCGAAGGTGTACGCTCGCGCCCAGCGCCAGCCCAACGCTTTTTACCCAGTGCTGGAAAACCACCGGCTGCGCGGCATCATCGACCAGGGCAACCTGACCGAGTTTCTGACCATCCGGGCTGCGCTCAGCCACTAA
- a CDS encoding phosphoribosylpyrophosphate synthetase — translation MTAMTTVSEVLNALKEEGYTVDFNLQGNCLVCHGNALQLSPDEFLLDKHYRFEGLSDPGDGAIVYAISSARHGIKGTLVNGYGISSEAMGADMVKALRENPAFSASHEETPAPAENPNQALPP, via the coding sequence ATGACCGCCATGACCACTGTTTCCGAGGTGTTGAATGCCTTGAAGGAAGAAGGCTACACCGTTGATTTCAACTTGCAGGGCAACTGCCTGGTCTGCCACGGCAATGCGCTTCAGCTTTCGCCCGACGAGTTCCTGCTTGACAAGCACTACCGCTTCGAAGGCCTGTCAGACCCCGGCGACGGGGCCATAGTATACGCCATTTCCTCCGCCAGGCACGGCATAAAAGGCACACTGGTGAACGGCTACGGCATTTCGAGCGAGGCAATGGGGGCCGATATGGTGAAGGCCCTGCGAGAAAACCCTGCCTTCTCCGCCTCGCACGAGGAAACCCCGGCCCCAGCCGAAAACCCGAACCAGGCCCTGCCGCCGTAG
- a CDS encoding universal stress protein, protein MAAGSLAVVRVANDSHARLGAEIILRTVAANDLADEVAPSQLHEVYNHSVLGGVLAEAARQEADLLVVARHHSLLGSFFHRSITAQLFEQSPIPMLALPVSD, encoded by the coding sequence GTGGCGGCCGGCAGCCTGGCCGTGGTGCGGGTAGCCAACGACAGCCACGCCCGCCTGGGGGCCGAAATCATCCTCCGCACCGTGGCCGCCAACGACCTTGCCGACGAGGTGGCCCCCAGCCAGCTGCACGAAGTGTACAACCACTCGGTATTGGGCGGCGTGCTGGCCGAAGCCGCGCGGCAGGAGGCTGACCTGCTGGTGGTGGCCCGGCACCACAGCCTGCTGGGCAGCTTTTTCCACCGCAGCATCACGGCCCAACTCTTCGAACAAAGTCCTATTCCGATGCTGGCGCTACCCGTCAGTGACTAG
- a CDS encoding universal stress protein — protein sequence MASPLVVLTDFYAVTNHALAYAAGLAVSLKAELVLLHAHHDVLLAPIGLSPYSPISDYTTTQALQALAAEQPVPTHEVSERELPEAVRAAVHRHHPWLLVLGSPDGADTPVEIMTGTAMDLLTTVPYPLLMVPATG from the coding sequence ATGGCTTCCCCACTTGTGGTATTGACCGATTTTTATGCCGTCACCAACCACGCGCTGGCTTATGCTGCCGGGCTGGCGGTATCCCTGAAGGCGGAGCTGGTGCTGCTGCACGCCCACCACGACGTGCTGCTGGCCCCAATCGGCCTCAGCCCCTACTCGCCCATCAGTGACTATACCACCACCCAGGCCCTGCAAGCGCTGGCCGCCGAGCAGCCCGTGCCCACCCACGAGGTGTCGGAGCGGGAGCTGCCCGAGGCCGTGCGCGCCGCCGTGCACCGCCACCACCCCTGGCTGCTGGTGCTGGGCAGCCCCGACGGGGCCGATACGCCCGTTGAAATCATGACCGGTACGGCCATGGACCTGCTCACCACCGTGCCCTACCCGCTGCTAATGGTGCCGGCCACCGGCTGA